One window from the genome of Thermaerobacter marianensis DSM 12885 encodes:
- a CDS encoding M24 family metallopeptidase: protein MALSVTADRAAQTSQRLARLRQRMAAEGLDALWISAPANRRYLSGFSGSSGWLLITAREAELWTDFRYLDQAAQEAPGYTVVRHEAQLYPHLARRLQELEVRRLGFEAEHVRYGEWQRMRAALPESLELVGIGGWVEQLRRVKDEAELALIRQAARIADEALLEVLAGLRPGMAERQVALELEFAMRRRGATAAAFDLIVVSGPRSALPHGQPGPHPLEAGQFVTLDYGAVVGGYCSDCTRTVVVGRATPRHREVYQVVLEAQRRALEAIRPGVLGAEVDRAARQVIEAAGYGDRFGHATGHGVGLEVHEGPRLSALAEDERLEPGMVVTVEPGIYIPGWGGVRIEDLVVVTEDGAEILTRVSKDLLEVGVA from the coding sequence ATGGCTTTGAGCGTCACCGCCGACCGGGCCGCCCAGACGTCCCAGCGCCTGGCCCGCCTTCGCCAGCGTATGGCCGCCGAAGGGCTCGACGCGCTGTGGATCAGCGCCCCGGCCAACCGGCGGTACCTGAGCGGGTTCTCCGGCAGCTCGGGCTGGCTGCTCATCACCGCCCGGGAGGCCGAGCTCTGGACCGACTTCCGCTACCTGGATCAGGCGGCCCAGGAGGCCCCGGGCTACACCGTGGTGCGCCACGAGGCCCAGCTCTACCCCCACCTGGCGCGGCGGCTGCAGGAGCTGGAGGTCCGCCGGCTGGGCTTCGAGGCAGAGCACGTGCGGTACGGCGAGTGGCAGCGCATGCGGGCCGCCCTGCCCGAATCCTTGGAGCTGGTGGGGATCGGCGGCTGGGTCGAGCAGCTGCGCCGGGTCAAGGACGAGGCGGAGCTGGCCCTCATCCGCCAGGCGGCGCGTATCGCCGACGAGGCCCTGCTGGAGGTCCTGGCGGGGCTGCGGCCGGGGATGGCGGAGCGCCAGGTGGCGCTGGAGCTGGAGTTCGCCATGCGCCGGCGCGGCGCCACGGCGGCGGCCTTCGACCTGATCGTGGTGTCGGGGCCGCGCTCCGCCTTGCCCCACGGCCAGCCAGGACCGCATCCCCTGGAGGCGGGCCAGTTCGTCACCTTGGACTACGGGGCGGTGGTGGGCGGGTACTGCTCCGATTGCACCCGCACGGTGGTGGTGGGCCGCGCCACGCCGCGGCACCGGGAAGTCTATCAGGTGGTGCTGGAGGCCCAGCGGCGGGCCCTGGAAGCGATCCGGCCGGGCGTGCTGGGCGCCGAGGTCGACCGCGCCGCCCGGCAGGTGATCGAGGCCGCGGGGTACGGCGACCGCTTCGGCCACGCCACGGGCCACGGCGTCGGCCTGGAGGTCCACGAGGGGCCGCGCCTCTCCGCCTTGGCCGAGGACGAGCGGCTGGAACCCGGCATGGTGGTGACGGTGGAGCCGGGCATCTACATCCCCGGGTGGGGCGGCGTCCGCATCGAGGACCTGGTGGTGGTCACCGAGGACGGCGCCGAGATACTCACCCGGGTGAGCAAGGACCTGCTGGAGGTCGGCGTGGCCTGA
- a CDS encoding adenine phosphoribosyltransferase codes for MASAFHIADPGLRGPVPGGPDERGGAAGAGPGGAAGPGGTAGGAEGLRAWIRQVPDYPVPGVTFLDITPLLGHGPAFRQAIDALAGAVAGIEFDRILAIEARGFLLGAPLAVRLGKGFVPARKPGKLPLAVARQDYQLEYGEAAIEVHRDAVAPGDRVLIVDDVLATGGTSAAAAALVEQLGGRVAGFAYLIEIAALAGRRRLGDRPVRVVLPA; via the coding sequence ATGGCCAGCGCTTTCCATATCGCGGACCCCGGGCTCCGAGGGCCGGTGCCGGGCGGGCCGGACGAACGCGGCGGTGCCGCCGGCGCGGGCCCCGGCGGGGCCGCCGGGCCCGGGGGAACGGCGGGCGGTGCGGAGGGCCTGCGGGCCTGGATCCGCCAGGTGCCCGACTACCCCGTGCCGGGCGTGACCTTCCTGGACATCACGCCCCTCCTCGGCCACGGGCCGGCCTTCCGGCAGGCCATCGACGCCCTGGCCGGCGCCGTCGCCGGCATCGAGTTCGACCGGATCCTGGCCATCGAGGCGCGGGGCTTCCTGCTAGGCGCGCCCCTGGCCGTGCGGCTGGGCAAGGGGTTCGTCCCGGCGCGGAAGCCGGGTAAGCTGCCCCTGGCGGTGGCCCGCCAGGATTACCAGCTCGAGTACGGCGAGGCGGCCATCGAGGTGCACCGGGACGCCGTCGCACCGGGGGACCGGGTGCTGATCGTGGACGACGTGCTGGCCACCGGCGGCACCAGCGCCGCCGCCGCCGCTCTGGTGGAGCAGCTGGGCGGCCGCGTGGCGGGCTTTGCCTATCTGATCGAGATCGCGGCCCTCGCCGGGCGCCGGCGGCTGGGCGACCGGCCGGTGCGGGTCGTGCTGCCCGCCTGA
- the gcvPB gene encoding aminomethyl-transferring glycine dehydrogenase subunit GcvPB, whose protein sequence is MSVDREGGRPGDGQAPAGVPVGARAAEGVPAAPQTKGEGPVASLDAGAGSAAAPGRRDEPAPVGAEPEPLIFAYSRPGRGGVRWPAPDVPVRPVEERVPAELLRRDPPALPEVAEVDLVRHYTRLSQMNHAVDTGFYPLGSCTMKYNPKVNERVAALPGFADLHPYVPDELAQGALRLMYDLERALCEIGGMARATLQPAAGAHGELTGILLIRAYHRSRGQGHRYKVIVPDSAHGTNPATAAMAGYKVVEVPSDARGGVDLKALEAVLDEDVAALMLTNPNTLGLFDENIHRIAEMVHAAGGLLYYDGANANAILGISRPGDMGFDVVHFNLHKTFSTPHGGGGPGAGPVGVKEELVPFLPAPLVERDPATGRFYLDHDRPQAIGRMRSFYGNFAVLVRAYAYIRALGAEGLRRVSEDAVLNANYVMRQLAGLYRLPYDRTCMHEFVLSASNLRERTGIRALDVAKRLLDFGIHPPTIYFPLIVEEALMIEPTETESKETLDRFVAVMRRIAREAEEEPDVVRQAPHTTPVGRLDEALAARRPVLRWRPDGEG, encoded by the coding sequence ATGAGCGTCGACCGCGAAGGCGGCCGGCCGGGCGACGGCCAGGCGCCGGCCGGCGTGCCTGTGGGCGCCCGGGCCGCCGAGGGCGTGCCCGCTGCGCCCCAGACCAAGGGCGAGGGGCCGGTGGCGAGCCTGGATGCGGGTGCCGGTTCGGCAGCCGCGCCCGGCCGGAGGGACGAGCCCGCCCCTGTGGGCGCCGAGCCCGAGCCCCTGATCTTCGCCTATAGCCGCCCGGGCCGCGGTGGCGTGCGCTGGCCCGCGCCCGACGTGCCGGTTCGTCCGGTGGAGGAGCGGGTGCCGGCGGAGCTGCTGCGCCGCGACCCGCCGGCCCTGCCCGAGGTGGCGGAGGTCGACCTGGTTCGCCACTACACGCGCCTCAGCCAGATGAACCATGCCGTGGACACGGGCTTCTACCCGCTGGGCTCGTGCACCATGAAGTACAACCCCAAGGTCAACGAGCGGGTGGCGGCGCTGCCGGGCTTTGCCGACCTGCACCCCTACGTGCCCGACGAGCTGGCCCAGGGCGCCCTGCGCCTCATGTACGACCTGGAGCGGGCCCTGTGCGAGATCGGCGGCATGGCCCGCGCCACCCTGCAGCCGGCGGCCGGCGCCCACGGCGAGCTGACGGGGATCCTCTTGATCCGCGCCTACCACCGCTCCCGGGGCCAGGGGCACCGGTACAAGGTCATCGTGCCCGACTCGGCCCACGGGACGAACCCGGCCACGGCCGCCATGGCGGGGTACAAGGTGGTGGAGGTGCCGTCCGACGCCCGCGGCGGCGTGGACCTCAAGGCCCTCGAAGCGGTGCTGGACGAGGACGTGGCTGCCCTCATGCTGACCAACCCCAACACCCTGGGGCTGTTCGACGAGAACATCCACCGCATCGCCGAGATGGTCCACGCAGCGGGCGGGCTCCTTTACTACGACGGCGCCAACGCCAACGCCATCCTGGGCATCTCCCGGCCGGGCGACATGGGCTTCGACGTGGTCCACTTCAACCTGCACAAGACCTTCTCCACGCCCCACGGGGGCGGCGGGCCCGGTGCCGGGCCCGTGGGGGTGAAGGAGGAGCTGGTCCCCTTCCTGCCCGCCCCCCTGGTGGAGCGGGACCCGGCCACGGGCCGGTTCTACCTGGACCACGACCGGCCCCAGGCCATCGGGCGGATGCGCTCCTTCTACGGCAACTTCGCCGTCCTGGTGCGGGCGTACGCCTACATCCGCGCCCTGGGGGCCGAGGGACTGCGCCGGGTCAGCGAGGATGCGGTGCTCAACGCCAACTACGTCATGCGGCAGCTGGCCGGCCTCTACCGGCTGCCCTATGACCGCACCTGCATGCACGAGTTCGTCCTCTCGGCGTCCAACCTCCGGGAGCGCACGGGAATCCGCGCCCTCGACGTGGCGAAGCGGCTGCTGGACTTCGGCATCCACCCGCCGACCATCTACTTCCCGCTGATCGTCGAGGAGGCACTGATGATCGAGCCGACGGAGACCGAGAGCAAGGAGACCCTGGACCGCTTCGTGGCGGTGATGCGGCGCATCGCCCGGGAGGCCGAGGAGGAACCCGACGTGGTGCGCCAGGCGCCCCACACCACGCCGGTGGGCCGCCTGGACGAGGCCCTGGCGGCGCGCCGGCCCGTGTTGCGATGGCGGCCGGACGGGGAGGGGTGA
- the gcvPA gene encoding aminomethyl-transferring glycine dehydrogenase subunit GcvPA, which yields MAIDYIPHTGSDREAMLAALGLGSVDELFEDIPPALRLGRALDLPPALTEPELVAHLEELAAANAGARKVCFLGGGVYDHFIPSVVPYLAGRGEFATAYTPYQPEVSQGTLRAIFEFQTMIAELAGLDVANASMYDGATALAEAAFMAVNVARRERIVVLGGVHPEASQVLQTYAGGQGLPVTVVPVDPEEGTTDLKALDEVLAAGDVACVLIQQPNFYGCLEPAPEIARRAKAAGAMVVVSADPVSLGLLEAPGRYGADIVVGDGQSLGLPMAFGGPHFGFFACRAEHVRRLPGRIVGRTVDRQGREGYVLTLQTREQHIRRDRATSNICTNHSLMALAATIHLAALGPRGLRQLGELCLHKAHYLAERIEALPGFRRVFRASFFKEFVVACDRPGFDPAAAALEAGYLVGPDLGRWERERRGQLLVAVTERRTREQMDGLVAAWGVTA from the coding sequence ATGGCAATCGACTACATACCCCACACCGGCAGCGACCGGGAGGCCATGCTGGCCGCCCTGGGGCTCGGGTCCGTGGACGAGCTGTTTGAGGACATCCCTCCCGCCCTGCGGCTGGGGCGGGCCCTTGACCTGCCGCCGGCCCTGACGGAACCCGAGCTGGTGGCGCATCTGGAGGAACTGGCGGCGGCCAACGCCGGGGCACGGAAGGTCTGCTTCCTGGGCGGCGGGGTGTACGACCACTTCATCCCCTCGGTGGTCCCCTACCTGGCCGGCCGGGGCGAGTTCGCCACAGCCTACACGCCCTACCAGCCGGAGGTCAGCCAGGGGACGCTGCGGGCCATCTTCGAGTTCCAGACCATGATCGCCGAGCTGGCCGGCCTCGACGTGGCCAACGCGTCCATGTACGACGGGGCCACGGCCCTGGCCGAGGCGGCCTTCATGGCGGTGAACGTGGCCCGGCGGGAGCGGATCGTGGTCCTGGGCGGCGTCCACCCCGAGGCGAGCCAGGTGCTCCAGACCTACGCAGGCGGCCAGGGGCTGCCCGTCACCGTGGTGCCCGTCGACCCGGAAGAGGGCACCACCGACCTCAAGGCGCTGGACGAGGTGCTGGCGGCAGGGGACGTGGCCTGCGTGCTGATCCAGCAGCCCAACTTCTACGGCTGCCTGGAGCCGGCGCCGGAGATCGCGCGGCGGGCCAAGGCCGCGGGCGCCATGGTGGTGGTCAGCGCCGACCCCGTCAGCCTGGGGCTGTTGGAGGCACCGGGCCGCTACGGGGCCGACATCGTGGTGGGCGACGGCCAGTCCCTGGGCCTGCCCATGGCCTTCGGCGGGCCCCACTTCGGCTTCTTCGCCTGCCGCGCCGAACACGTGCGCCGGCTGCCGGGCCGCATCGTGGGCCGCACGGTGGACCGCCAGGGCCGGGAGGGCTACGTGCTGACCCTCCAGACCCGGGAGCAGCACATCCGGCGCGACCGGGCCACGTCCAACATCTGCACGAACCATAGCCTGATGGCCCTCGCGGCCACGATCCACCTGGCGGCCCTGGGGCCCCGCGGCCTGCGGCAGCTGGGCGAGCTCTGCCTGCACAAGGCCCACTACCTGGCGGAACGGATCGAGGCGCTGCCCGGCTTCCGGCGGGTCTTCCGGGCGTCCTTCTTCAAGGAGTTCGTGGTGGCCTGCGACCGGCCCGGCTTCGACCCCGCCGCAGCGGCCCTGGAGGCCGGCTATCTGGTGGGGCCCGACCTGGGCCGCTGGGAGCGCGAGCGCCGGGGGCAGCTGCTGGTGGCGGTGACGGAGCGGCGGACGCGGGAGCAGATGGACGGCCTGGTGGCGGCGTGGGGGGTGACGGCATGA
- the gcvH gene encoding glycine cleavage system protein GcvH, protein MAHEVPDGLYYTEEHEWLRVEGDEGVVGITAYAQDQLGDVVFVELPEVGAQYRAGEAFGVVESVKTVSDVYMPVSARVVAVNGALADRPELVNQDPYGEGWLVRIQILNRDELAGLLDAAAYRQRTS, encoded by the coding sequence GTGGCCCACGAGGTGCCCGACGGGCTGTACTATACCGAGGAGCACGAGTGGCTGCGGGTCGAGGGCGACGAGGGCGTGGTGGGGATCACCGCCTACGCCCAGGACCAGCTGGGGGACGTGGTCTTCGTCGAGCTGCCCGAGGTGGGTGCCCAGTACCGGGCGGGCGAGGCCTTCGGCGTGGTGGAGTCGGTCAAGACCGTCTCCGACGTGTACATGCCCGTCTCGGCCCGGGTGGTGGCGGTGAACGGGGCCCTGGCCGACCGCCCGGAGCTGGTGAACCAGGACCCCTACGGCGAGGGCTGGCTGGTCCGCATCCAGATCCTGAACCGGGATGAGCTGGCCGGCCTGTTGGATGCGGCCGCCTACCGGCAGCGCACCAGCTGA
- the gcvT gene encoding glycine cleavage system aminomethyltransferase GcvT has translation MTGETTQGESLRRTPLYEEHKALGARMVPFAGWEMPLQYTGIVEEHRAVRQAAGLFDVSHMGEIEVSGPGARQALQRLVTNDVERLVPGRALYTVMCTPEGGVVDDLLVYQLDDQRYMLVVNAANTARDLEWVREHAGGPQVTVVDRSLETALLALQGPRAQAILSLVTDDVDLEALRPFHFVGGWEGMISRTGYTGEDGFELFVSWDGAPAIWRGILAAGEPEGLVPAGLGARDTLRLEACLPLYGQELDLETTPLEAGLDFVVKWDKGPFLGRDALLRQRQQGLRKKLVGLRLLEPGVARTGYRVLDERGEPVGRVTSGTVAPTLQASIALAYVPPAVAAVGQRLAVEIRGRAVAAQVVETPFYRRRRGG, from the coding sequence TTGACCGGGGAGACCACTCAAGGGGAGAGCCTGCGCCGCACCCCGCTCTACGAGGAGCACAAGGCGCTGGGGGCGCGCATGGTCCCCTTCGCCGGCTGGGAGATGCCCCTGCAGTACACCGGCATCGTCGAGGAGCACCGGGCGGTGCGCCAGGCCGCCGGTCTCTTCGACGTCAGCCACATGGGCGAGATCGAGGTGTCGGGCCCCGGTGCCCGGCAGGCGCTGCAGCGCCTGGTCACCAACGACGTGGAGCGCCTGGTCCCGGGCCGCGCCCTCTACACGGTGATGTGTACCCCCGAAGGCGGCGTGGTCGACGACCTGCTGGTCTACCAGCTGGACGATCAGCGCTACATGCTGGTGGTCAATGCCGCCAACACCGCCCGCGACCTGGAGTGGGTGCGGGAGCACGCCGGCGGGCCGCAGGTCACCGTCGTGGACCGGAGCCTGGAGACGGCGCTGCTGGCCCTGCAGGGTCCCCGGGCCCAGGCGATCCTGTCCCTGGTGACCGACGACGTCGATCTGGAGGCGCTGCGCCCGTTCCACTTCGTCGGCGGCTGGGAAGGCATGATCTCGCGGACGGGCTACACCGGCGAGGACGGCTTCGAGCTGTTCGTCAGCTGGGACGGCGCGCCCGCCATCTGGCGAGGGATCCTGGCCGCCGGCGAGCCCGAAGGGCTGGTGCCGGCGGGCCTGGGTGCCCGGGACACCCTGCGGCTGGAGGCGTGCCTGCCCCTGTACGGCCAAGAGCTGGACCTGGAAACGACGCCGCTTGAGGCGGGGCTGGACTTTGTCGTCAAATGGGACAAGGGGCCGTTCCTGGGCCGTGACGCCCTGCTCCGGCAGCGCCAGCAGGGCCTGCGGAAGAAGCTGGTGGGCCTGCGGCTGCTGGAGCCCGGGGTGGCCCGCACGGGGTACCGGGTGCTGGACGAGCGCGGCGAACCCGTGGGCCGCGTGACCAGCGGCACGGTGGCCCCGACCCTCCAGGCCAGCATCGCCCTGGCCTACGTGCCGCCTGCCGTGGCGGCGGTGGGGCAGCGGCTGGCCGTGGAGATCCGGGGCAGGGCCGTGGCGGCCCAGGTGGTGGAGACCCCCTTCTATCGCCGGCGGCGGGGAGGTTGA
- a CDS encoding NUDIX domain-containing protein, whose translation MAGPVPPAEVECITLHGQRRRYPAHQVRFRPAVYGVAVEGGRVLLGRSAFTGRLDIPGGAVEPWESLEQALRREFREETGVEPEPLELFHFTENFFAFFDHPFHSLRFYFLVRVPAGATFTPQRSEVTEIRWVDLAAAPEEAFAPGDREILFKAVERAGRGS comes from the coding sequence ATGGCAGGACCGGTACCGCCCGCGGAAGTGGAGTGCATCACCCTGCACGGCCAGCGCCGTCGCTATCCCGCCCACCAGGTGCGCTTCCGCCCCGCCGTCTACGGGGTCGCGGTGGAAGGAGGGCGGGTTCTTCTGGGCCGGTCGGCCTTCACCGGCCGGCTGGACATCCCGGGCGGGGCGGTGGAACCGTGGGAGTCCCTGGAACAGGCTCTCCGCCGCGAGTTCCGCGAGGAGACCGGGGTGGAACCCGAGCCGCTGGAGCTGTTCCACTTCACGGAGAACTTCTTCGCCTTCTTCGACCACCCGTTCCATTCCCTGCGTTTCTACTTTCTGGTCCGGGTGCCGGCGGGTGCCACCTTCACGCCCCAGCGCTCCGAGGTGACGGAGATCCGGTGGGTCGACCTGGCTGCGGCCCCCGAAGAGGCGTTCGCCCCGGGGGACCGCGAGATCCTGTTCAAGGCGGTGGAACGGGCCGGGCGCGGCAGCTAG
- a CDS encoding glycosyltransferase family 4 protein yields the protein MRIGMFSDSYTPYISGVVRSIQTLRRGMEQAGHEVYVFGPRYPEGLGAPDASDEARVVRFPSVAAPLYPQFRIPVPRQAQVREAVARLGLDVLHTHTPFVMGRMALQAARVLGRPVCFTFHTRYDVYLRHYAPGAGAVLVPALNAYVRKFCNACDLVIAPTRAIARRVEELGVRSPVAVVPTGVAVGRFAGGDPGERLRVRLQLGLERDDPVLLYTGRLSREKNLPLLLESFRRLAAVEPSVRLVLVGDGPLRPTLERTVAAWGLSSRVRLTGAVPPDRIAAFYRAADVYVFPSVTETQGLVVVEAMAAGLPVVAVASEVSEEILADGRAGLVVPASPDDLARACRHLVDDPRLRREMGRAAQQAARRYDGDTILARILELYEALRAGSLRREAAARRA from the coding sequence ATGCGCATCGGCATGTTCAGCGACAGCTACACGCCCTACATCAGCGGCGTGGTGCGCTCCATCCAGACCTTGCGCCGGGGCATGGAGCAGGCCGGCCACGAAGTCTACGTCTTCGGGCCGCGGTACCCGGAGGGCCTGGGCGCTCCCGACGCCAGCGACGAAGCCCGGGTCGTCCGGTTCCCCTCGGTGGCCGCGCCCCTCTACCCGCAGTTCCGCATCCCCGTGCCGCGTCAGGCGCAGGTGCGGGAGGCGGTGGCGCGCCTGGGCCTGGACGTCCTGCACACCCACACGCCCTTCGTCATGGGCCGCATGGCCCTGCAGGCGGCCCGCGTCCTGGGCAGGCCCGTGTGCTTCACCTTCCACACCCGTTACGACGTCTACCTGCGCCACTACGCGCCAGGCGCGGGGGCGGTGCTGGTCCCGGCCCTCAACGCCTACGTGCGCAAGTTCTGCAACGCCTGCGACCTGGTCATCGCCCCGACCCGTGCCATCGCCCGCCGGGTGGAGGAACTCGGCGTTCGCTCGCCGGTGGCCGTGGTCCCCACCGGCGTCGCGGTGGGGCGCTTCGCAGGCGGCGACCCCGGCGAGCGGCTCCGCGTGCGCCTGCAACTGGGTCTGGAGAGGGACGACCCCGTCCTGCTCTATACGGGCCGCCTCAGCCGCGAGAAGAACCTGCCGCTGTTGTTGGAAAGCTTCCGCCGGCTGGCGGCGGTCGAACCGTCGGTGCGCCTGGTGCTGGTCGGCGACGGGCCGCTGCGGCCGACCCTGGAGCGGACGGTGGCAGCCTGGGGGCTCTCGAGCCGCGTCCGCCTCACCGGGGCGGTGCCGCCGGACCGGATCGCCGCGTTCTACCGCGCGGCGGACGTCTACGTGTTCCCGTCGGTGACGGAGACCCAGGGGCTGGTGGTGGTCGAGGCCATGGCGGCCGGCCTGCCGGTGGTCGCCGTGGCCAGCGAGGTGTCCGAGGAGATCCTGGCCGATGGCCGGGCCGGTCTGGTGGTGCCCGCCTCTCCGGACGATCTGGCCCGCGCTTGCCGGCACCTGGTGGACGATCCTCGCCTGCGGCGGGAGATGGGCCGGGCCGCCCAGCAGGCGGCCCGGCGTTACGACGGCGACACCATCCTGGCGCGCATCCTGGAGCTGTACGAGGCATTGCGCGCGGGTTCCCTGCGGCGGGAGGCCGCCGCAAGGCGGGCCTAA
- a CDS encoding Tad domain-containing protein — MAAAFVLVLPVLLAAVGLGLDAGRLVVVRAHAQAVADLAGLAAVQEIDEDAFARGEPALREAAAAATARQWAEDGLRRAFGDAVAEDATVDVVVVNASPASPRRHPWSGRRVAEPTVGVRLVVPVRLGWLPAVAAIPLTVTADASVAVERQTAASRP; from the coding sequence GTGGCGGCCGCCTTCGTCCTCGTCTTGCCCGTCTTGCTGGCGGCGGTGGGACTTGGCCTGGACGCCGGTCGCCTGGTGGTCGTGCGGGCCCATGCCCAGGCGGTGGCCGACCTGGCCGGACTGGCGGCGGTGCAAGAGATCGATGAGGACGCCTTCGCCCGGGGCGAGCCCGCGCTGCGGGAGGCCGCGGCGGCGGCCACGGCACGGCAGTGGGCGGAGGACGGCTTGCGCCGTGCCTTCGGAGACGCGGTGGCCGAGGACGCCACCGTGGACGTGGTGGTCGTCAACGCCTCCCCTGCCTCCCCGCGTCGGCATCCCTGGTCCGGCCGGCGGGTGGCGGAGCCCACGGTCGGCGTCCGCCTGGTGGTCCCGGTGCGACTGGGCTGGTTGCCCGCCGTCGCGGCGATCCCTCTCACCGTGACAGCCGATGCCAGCGTGGCGGTGGAGCGCCAAACGGCGGCGAGCCGGCCCTGA
- a CDS encoding TadE/TadG family type IV pilus assembly protein, whose protein sequence is MTGGARRAQRGAAAAEFALVAGLLAVLVFGLFDLTLILNRQIVLVQAAREGVRRAIVEGGDTPEVRAVIARQLRAGGIDPARVDVRIQPRRPAYGSELAVHLSLTVRPVTPVIRQLVPNGLRLQIEMRGRNERLRPPGT, encoded by the coding sequence ATGACCGGTGGTGCCCGGCGCGCGCAGCGGGGTGCGGCTGCCGCCGAGTTCGCCCTGGTCGCGGGCTTGTTGGCGGTCCTGGTGTTCGGCCTCTTCGACCTGACCCTGATCCTGAACCGCCAGATCGTCCTGGTCCAGGCCGCCCGGGAAGGGGTGCGGCGGGCCATCGTGGAGGGCGGGGACACGCCGGAAGTGCGGGCGGTCATCGCCCGCCAGCTCCGGGCGGGGGGCATCGACCCGGCCCGGGTCGACGTCCGGATCCAGCCCCGGCGACCGGCGTACGGCTCCGAGCTGGCCGTCCACCTGTCCCTGACGGTCCGACCGGTGACGCCGGTGATCCGCCAGCTGGTGCCCAACGGCCTCCGGCTGCAAATCGAGATGCGCGGCCGCAACGAGCGCCTGCGGCCGCCGGGAACCTAA
- a CDS encoding Flp family type IVb pilin, translating to MTMRVAAAWVGRWPRWRRWAARLGDQCGAASAEYALLLALVVIVLITALTDLGGAIQSRLEDITSALENAGG from the coding sequence ATGACCATGCGTGTAGCCGCAGCGTGGGTGGGCCGGTGGCCCCGGTGGCGGCGCTGGGCGGCCCGTCTGGGCGACCAGTGCGGAGCGGCCTCCGCGGAATACGCTCTGCTGCTGGCGCTGGTGGTCATCGTCCTGATTACCGCCCTGACGGACCTGGGCGGCGCGATTCAATCCCGGCTCGAAGATATCACCTCGGCACTCGAGAACGCCGGGGGATGA
- a CDS encoding type II secretion system F family protein: protein MVTAWIVALLAGAAGASGAWWVLHRGATPGPVGVRWLRAGADGQGLVRLPRPPLVEWIDRWPWPARPPADMDLILLLRRAGWHRVAGDDGLRWVCRALGLASWGGAAAGGCLALAAGIAGGWSPAWWLLPAAGYLAGRRGFLAGLEAAGRRRAARVRDGLPGWLEDIALAARGGLNLRQAVEVANDVGEGPLIDDAREAFARVRAGQPLRQPLLELARLYPDPEVTVALRTLVEAETRGLPLAQTLEEQVRLMRALAARRLQRHADSLPFWLTVITMGLLLPPVLVVVLLPNVLQFLRLYH from the coding sequence GTGGTGACCGCATGGATCGTGGCCCTCCTGGCAGGCGCCGCCGGCGCCAGCGGGGCATGGTGGGTGCTGCATCGCGGCGCGACCCCCGGCCCGGTTGGGGTGCGGTGGCTGCGGGCCGGGGCGGACGGGCAGGGGCTGGTGCGCCTGCCCAGGCCGCCGCTGGTCGAGTGGATCGACCGGTGGCCGTGGCCCGCCCGGCCCCCGGCGGACATGGACCTCATCCTGCTGCTGCGCCGTGCCGGCTGGCACCGGGTCGCCGGCGACGACGGTTTGCGCTGGGTCTGCCGTGCCTTGGGGCTGGCGTCGTGGGGCGGCGCCGCCGCCGGCGGATGCCTGGCGCTGGCGGCCGGGATCGCCGGCGGGTGGAGCCCGGCGTGGTGGCTCCTGCCCGCGGCCGGCTACCTCGCAGGCCGGCGGGGCTTTCTGGCCGGTCTCGAGGCCGCCGGCCGGCGCCGGGCGGCACGGGTGCGAGATGGCCTGCCCGGCTGGCTCGAGGACATCGCGCTGGCGGCCCGGGGCGGTCTCAACCTGCGGCAGGCCGTGGAGGTGGCGAACGACGTGGGGGAGGGGCCGCTGATCGACGATGCCCGGGAAGCCTTCGCCCGCGTGCGGGCCGGGCAGCCCCTGCGCCAGCCCTTGCTGGAACTGGCACGCCTGTACCCGGACCCGGAGGTGACCGTCGCCCTGCGCACCCTGGTGGAGGCCGAGACCCGCGGCCTGCCGCTGGCCCAGACCCTGGAGGAACAGGTGCGGCTCATGCGGGCCCTGGCCGCCCGCCGGCTCCAGCGGCACGCCGACAGCCTGCCCTTCTGGCTCACGGTGATCACCATGGGGCTGCTGCTGCCGCCGGTGCTGGTGGTGGTGCTGCTCCCCAACGTGCTGCAGTTCCTCCGCCTCTACCACTGA